A genomic window from Planococcus rifietoensis includes:
- a CDS encoding sugar transferase has translation MYKHFFKRLIDLILSIVLLPFMIVLFLVVAIAIKLEDKGPVFYTANRLGKDEKIYKMYKFRTMKVDAPDLRNPDGSTFNSEEDPRLLKTGKIFRKTSIDEVPQILNVLIGNMSIIGPRPDLPEHIEQYTVEDKEKLTVLPGLTGFNQAYFRNSIEWSERKKNDVYYAQNISFLFDCRIFLKTVQTVLFRKNVFLSKEGS, from the coding sequence ATGTACAAACACTTTTTTAAGAGACTAATTGATTTGATTCTCTCTATTGTTTTGCTGCCATTTATGATCGTGCTTTTTTTAGTAGTTGCAATTGCAATAAAATTAGAAGATAAAGGGCCAGTATTTTACACAGCAAATCGATTAGGTAAAGATGAAAAAATTTACAAAATGTATAAGTTTCGAACAATGAAAGTCGATGCCCCAGATTTAAGGAATCCAGATGGATCGACTTTTAACTCTGAAGAGGATCCAAGACTCTTAAAAACAGGGAAGATTTTCAGGAAAACAAGTATTGATGAAGTACCTCAAATACTCAATGTGCTTATAGGTAATATGAGCATTATTGGACCAAGGCCTGATTTGCCAGAGCACATAGAGCAATACACTGTGGAAGACAAAGAAAAACTCACTGTTTTACCTGGACTGACTGGTTTTAATCAAGCCTACTTTAGGAATTCAATCGAATGGTCAGAAAGGAAAAAGAATGACGTTTATTATGCGCAAAACATTAGCTTTCTTTTTGATTGCAGAATCTTTTTAAAGACCGTTCAAACTGTTTTGTTTAGAAAAAACGTCTTTCTTTCGAAAGAAGGTTCTTAA
- a CDS encoding GNAT family N-acetyltransferase: protein MKYDIMRLDWDTEYFGVSSAKVVLHEKLEECEFNQLLQGTEEFQFVTFTNINNNPFNNYLIGKMTSSFLVDTNMQFQKKITYKSEYSSYLIESSCEEINEVIQIASEAFNYSRFFNDPNLDIEAAKKIYANWVKNSFEKPDKYFILAEENGIVGFLLFSLKDDIVTIELISLSAQAQGKGIGTKLISTLENFAYEKEIPVIRVGTQVDNIQAVNCYLNKGFTYNEKSSVYHYWPRKDFSYER, encoded by the coding sequence TTGAAATACGATATAATGCGACTCGATTGGGATACTGAATATTTTGGAGTTAGTTCTGCTAAAGTAGTTCTTCATGAGAAATTAGAAGAATGTGAGTTTAATCAGCTATTACAAGGAACAGAAGAGTTTCAGTTTGTGACATTTACCAATATTAATAATAACCCTTTTAATAATTATCTTATCGGTAAAATGACGTCAAGTTTTTTGGTTGACACAAATATGCAATTTCAAAAGAAAATTACGTATAAATCGGAATATAGTTCTTATCTAATTGAAAGTAGTTGTGAGGAAATAAATGAGGTCATCCAAATTGCTTCGGAGGCATTTAATTATTCTAGATTCTTTAATGATCCCAACTTAGACATTGAAGCTGCAAAGAAAATCTATGCTAACTGGGTTAAGAATTCTTTCGAAAAACCAGACAAGTATTTTATTTTGGCTGAAGAGAACGGAATAGTAGGTTTTTTACTGTTTTCCTTGAAAGATGATATTGTAACAATTGAACTAATTTCCCTTTCTGCACAGGCTCAAGGAAAAGGGATAGGAACAAAACTCATTTCTACACTGGAAAATTTCGCGTACGAAAAAGAAATTCCAGTTATTAGAGTTGGGACACAGGTGGATAATATACAGGCAGTCAATTGTTATTTGAATAAAGGTTTTACCTATAATGAAAAAAGTTCAGTATACCATTACTGGCCGAGAAAGGATTTTTCATATGAGCGATAA
- a CDS encoding DegT/DnrJ/EryC1/StrS family aminotransferase — MKKVQYTITGRERIFHMSDNFIPYCLPDITEAEIRDVIDTLQSGWLAKGPKTLEFEAKFAKYVGAKYAVAMNSCTAALHIALIAAGVGKGDEVITTSMTFAASVNTILHVGAKPVFVDIDPNTGLIDVNKIEEKITDKTKAIVPVHYAGQACDLDKIYDIANKYDLFVSEDAAHAIYTEYKGNRIGHKPQGAVSYSFYATKNLATGEGGMLVTDDINIAQKARVLITHGMSKNAWNRYGKGGSWMYDIEEPGYKYNMFDIQAALGLNQLARLEDMQYKRESLVSLYKQGLKDVEGIVLQEENEYTTKHAWHLFIIRVTEEFPLTRDELIDHLAEKDIGTSVHFIPVHLMSAYNEYKYNSNLKNTEKWFEEIISLPLYSSLSPSSVNKVINNITSIKNKKRLQKA, encoded by the coding sequence ATGAAAAAAGTTCAGTATACCATTACTGGCCGAGAAAGGATTTTTCATATGAGCGATAATTTTATTCCTTATTGTTTACCAGATATTACTGAGGCAGAAATAAGAGATGTAATTGATACTTTGCAATCGGGATGGTTAGCCAAGGGGCCTAAGACCCTTGAATTCGAAGCAAAATTTGCTAAGTATGTAGGTGCTAAATATGCTGTAGCGATGAATTCTTGCACAGCGGCGCTTCACATCGCTTTAATCGCTGCTGGAGTAGGAAAAGGAGATGAAGTTATTACAACTTCAATGACTTTCGCTGCTTCGGTAAACACCATACTTCACGTAGGAGCAAAACCTGTATTTGTAGATATTGATCCTAATACTGGTTTGATAGATGTAAATAAAATAGAAGAAAAAATAACAGACAAAACAAAAGCAATTGTACCTGTACATTATGCTGGGCAAGCATGTGATCTTGACAAAATTTATGATATTGCTAATAAATATGATTTGTTTGTTTCAGAAGATGCTGCTCATGCTATCTATACAGAATATAAGGGGAATAGAATTGGCCACAAGCCACAAGGTGCCGTTTCATATAGCTTTTATGCGACCAAAAATCTTGCGACTGGTGAAGGTGGCATGCTAGTTACAGATGATATAAATATTGCCCAGAAAGCCCGTGTGCTAATTACCCATGGTATGAGCAAAAACGCTTGGAATAGATATGGTAAAGGGGGCTCTTGGATGTATGACATCGAAGAACCTGGTTATAAATACAATATGTTTGATATTCAAGCAGCATTAGGACTAAATCAATTGGCACGTCTTGAAGACATGCAGTATAAAAGAGAGTCTTTGGTAAGTTTGTATAAGCAAGGTCTTAAAGACGTAGAAGGAATAGTTTTACAAGAAGAAAATGAATACACTACCAAACATGCGTGGCATTTATTTATTATCAGGGTTACTGAAGAATTTCCTTTAACTAGAGATGAACTTATTGATCATTTGGCTGAGAAAGATATAGGAACTAGTGTACATTTCATTCCAGTACATTTGATGAGTGCTTATAATGAGTATAAATATAACTCTAATTTGAAAAACACTGAAAAGTGGTTTGAAGAAATAATCTCTCTTCCTTTATATTCTTCTTTAAGTCCTTCTAGTGTAAATAAAGTTATTAATAACATTACATCTATTAAAAATAAAAAACGGTTACAAAAAGCTTAA
- a CDS encoding glycosyltransferase family 4 protein, giving the protein MRVWIVSEGEPLPSDGKNVRLRRMGMLSTLMAEQKHEVHWFSSAFHHYKKIQRSEIDIDISVNENLKIHLIKTKGYKKNVSLSRVLHHRKLAKWMKLNVTKFQKPDIIITTLAPLELSNEIVGYANENDIPVVVDIRDLWPEIYYEVIPSWSKNIIKPYIKFSEKKVKKMIKNTDSIIGVTPKFLQYGLDVAEINKRFNDQVFYTSYKPQLHSQDKDIFEEEWTTFNLNSSDFIVAFLGNFGKQFEFEPIIEAAQILKDTPNVKFVLCGLGESFDEVKKKTEYLDNVIMPGWIEKEKINTLLRASSMGIAPYRKSRNFIDNTPNKFGEYLSASLPVLLSIDGVMAELSREYGSGTVYKNGLELASKIKYYSNNTCEVELMSERAIKLFNEKFNADIVYGELSSFLVNIAEKKH; this is encoded by the coding sequence ATGAGAGTATGGATTGTCTCAGAAGGTGAACCTCTACCTTCAGATGGGAAAAATGTTAGGTTACGACGAATGGGTATGCTTTCAACTCTAATGGCTGAACAAAAACATGAAGTACACTGGTTTAGTTCTGCTTTTCATCACTATAAGAAAATTCAAAGAAGTGAAATTGATATTGATATTTCAGTAAATGAAAATTTGAAGATTCATTTAATTAAAACGAAAGGATATAAAAAAAATGTTTCTCTTTCAAGAGTTTTACATCATCGTAAGTTAGCGAAATGGATGAAACTAAATGTAACTAAATTTCAAAAACCTGACATTATCATAACAACATTAGCTCCTTTAGAGTTATCTAATGAAATCGTTGGCTACGCGAACGAAAATGACATACCAGTTGTAGTAGATATTAGAGATTTGTGGCCAGAAATTTATTATGAAGTTATTCCATCGTGGAGTAAGAATATTATCAAGCCATATATTAAATTTAGTGAGAAAAAAGTAAAAAAAATGATTAAGAACACTGATTCAATAATAGGTGTTACTCCAAAATTTCTTCAGTATGGCCTAGATGTTGCGGAAATAAATAAACGATTTAACGATCAAGTTTTTTACACTTCATATAAACCACAATTACATTCTCAAGATAAAGACATATTTGAAGAAGAATGGACCACTTTTAATCTAAATAGTTCAGATTTCATAGTTGCATTTCTTGGGAACTTTGGTAAACAATTTGAGTTTGAACCTATTATTGAGGCAGCCCAAATTTTAAAAGATACTCCAAATGTTAAATTTGTATTATGTGGATTAGGCGAATCCTTTGATGAGGTTAAAAAGAAAACGGAATATTTAGATAATGTTATTATGCCTGGCTGGATTGAAAAAGAAAAGATTAATACTTTACTAAGAGCTTCTTCCATGGGGATTGCTCCATACCGTAAGAGTCGGAATTTTATAGATAACACTCCAAATAAGTTCGGAGAGTACTTATCAGCTTCTTTACCTGTTTTATTGTCAATAGATGGAGTTATGGCTGAATTATCAAGAGAATATGGAAGTGGTACAGTATATAAAAATGGTTTAGAGCTAGCATCTAAAATTAAATACTATAGTAATAATACATGTGAAGTTGAATTAATGTCTGAGAGAGCTATAAAGTTGTTTAACGAAAAATTCAATGCGGACATCGTTTATGGAGAACTCTCATCTTTCTTAGTGAATATTGCAGAGAAAAAACATTAA